A window from Sceloporus undulatus isolate JIND9_A2432 ecotype Alabama chromosome 8, SceUnd_v1.1, whole genome shotgun sequence encodes these proteins:
- the LOC121914425 gene encoding urotensin-2 receptor-like translates to MELSQCDNQSCYLKNSNNYTNATSEVIRNTSEVLVTTFLGGILALMCLIGMVGNIYTLVVVNLSRRLNGSMYVYIVNLALADLLYLSTIPFVICTYFAKDWYFGEVGCRVLFSLDLLTMHASIFILTIMSTERFLAVAKPLDTLRRQRDYQRVIACAVWFISFLLTLPTMILIDLRTSSQDGVTKRMCYPTWQMESYKVYLTVLFNTSILAPGLIICCLYAKLARSYWRSQVAIFGPKDMKRCPKQKVLYMIFCIILAYWTCFIPFWLWQLISVYHPQPENLESHTVVCINFFVTCLAYSNSCINPFFYTLLSKNYKEYIRSQQKNGLLFSMIKPKGASSRKSMFSASHTYTECMAVAQLEGNDCKGVVSL, encoded by the coding sequence ATGGAACTAAGTCAATGTGATAACCAGTCTTGTTACCTTAAGAACAGTAATAATTATACCAATGCTACATCTGAGGTCATCCGCAACACCAGTGAGGTCTTGGTTACCACATTCCTGGGGGGTATCCTTGCCCTCATGTGCCTCATTGGGATGGTTGGAAACATCTACACACTGGTAGTAGTCAACCTCTCCAGAAGACTGAATGGCTCTATGTATGTTTATATTGTCAATTTGGCCTTGGCGGATCTCTTGTATCTCTCCACCATCCCTTTTGTCATCTGTACTTACTTTGCCAAAGACTGGTACTTCGGGGAGGTGGGATGCAGGGTCCTTTTCAGCTTGGACTTGCTCACCATGCATGCCAGCATCTTCATCCTCACCATCATGAGCACAGAGAGGTTCCTGGCCGTTGCCAAGCCCTTGGACACCCTCAGGAGGCAGAGAGATTACCAAAGAGTCATTGCCTGTGCCGTGTGGttcatctccttcctcctcacCTTGCCCACCATGATCCTCATTGACCTACGGACCAGCAGCCAAGATGGTGTGACCAAGCGCATGTGCTATCCAACTTGGCAGATGGAGTCCTACAAAGTCTACCTCACCGTCCTCTTCAATACCAGTATTTTGGCCCCAGGTCTCATTATTTGCTGCCTATATGCAAAGCTGGCCAGGAGTTACTGGAGATCCCAGGTGGCTATCTTTGGCCCCAAGGATATGAAGCGGTGCCCTAAGCAGAAAGTCCTGTATATGATCTTCTGCATCATCCTTGCCTATTGGACCTGCTTCATCCCATTCTGGCTCTGGCAGTTGATCAGTGTCTACCACCCGCAGCCAGAGAACCTGGAAAGCCATACCGTTGTTTGTATAAACTTCTTTGTGACCTGCCTGGCATACAGCAACAGCTGTATCAACCCTTTCTTCTACACACTGCTCTCCAAGAATTACAAGGAGTACATAAGGAGCCAGCAGAAAAatggtcttctcttctccatgatCAAGCCCAAGGGGGCCTCCTCAAGAAAATCTATGTTTTCTGCAAGCCACACATACACAGAATGTATGGCTGTTGCTCAGCTTGAGGGAAACGACTGCAAAGGTGTGGTCTCTCTGTGA
- the SMURF1 gene encoding E3 ubiquitin-protein ligase SMURF1: MASAGELLLPSSFFLPSFFEGRNVERGNQEERIQHQSPATVLCAKNLAKKDFFRLPDPFAKVVVDGSGQCHSTDTVKNTLDPKWNQHYDLYVGKSDSITISVWNHKKIHKKQGAGFLGCVRLLSNAISRLKDTGYQRLDLCKLNPTDTDAVRGQIVVSLQTRDRIGTGGSVVDCRGLLENEGTVYEDSGPGRPLSCYMEEPAPYTDSTGAAGGGNCRFVESPSQDQTLQVQRLRTPDVRGHVQTPQNRSHGHQSPSPDLPEGYEQRTTVQGQVYFLHTQTGVSTWHDPRIPRDLNSVNCDELGPLPPGWEVRSTVSGRIYFVDHNNRTTQFTDPRLHHIMNHQCQLKEPNQPLPVPNEGSLEDNEELPAQRYERDLVQKLKILRHELSLQQPQAGHCRIEVSREEIFEESYRQIMKMRPKDLKKRLMVKFRGEEGLDYGGVAREWLYLLCHEMLNPYYGLFQYSTDNIYMLQINPDSSINPDHLSYFHFVGRIMGLAVFHGHYINGGFTVPFYKQLLGKPIQLSDLESVDPELHKSLVWILENDITPVLDHTFCVEHNAFGRILQHELKPNGRNVSVTEENKKEYVRLYVNWRFMRGIEAQFLALQKGFNELIPQHLLKPFDQKELELIIGGLDKIDLNDWKSNTRLKHCMADSNIVKWFWQAVEAFDEERRARLLQFVTGSTRVPLQGFKALQGSTGAAGPRLFTIHLIDANTDNLPKAHTCFNRIDIPPYESYEKLYEKLLTAVEETCGFAVE, from the exons TGCTTTGTGCCAAGAACCTTGCAAAAAAAGATTTCTTCA GGCTTCCTGACCCGTTTGCAAAGGTGGTGGTGGATGGATCTGGCCAGTGCCACTCAACTGACACTGTGAAGAACACGTTAGATCCCAAATGGAACCAGCATTATGACTT ATACGTTGGGAAGTCAGATTCTATCACCATCAGTGTCTGGAACCATAAGAAGATTCACAAAAAACAGGGAGCTGGCTTCCTGGGGTGTGTCCGACTCCTTTCCAATGCTATCAGCAGGCTAAAAGATACTGGAT ACCAGCGTTTGGATCTATGCAAACTCAACCCCACAGATACTGATGCAGTGCGAGGCCAAATAGTGG TCAGCTTGCAGACACGGGACAGGATAGGCACAGGAGGCTCTGTTGTCGACTGCAGAGGGCTGTTAGAGAATGAAGG CACGGTTTATGAAGACTCAGGACCTGGAAGGCCACTGAGCTGTTACATGGAGGAGCCAGCGCCATACACAGACAGCACAGGTGCTGCTGGAGGAGGAAACTGTAGGTTTGTGGAATCCCCGAGTCAGGACCAGACGTTACAGGTGCAACGATTGCGGACTCCTGATGTGAGAGGCCATGTGCAGACTCCCCAGAATAGGTCGCATGGTCATCAGTCACCATCACCTGACCTGCCTGAAGGTTATG AACAAAGGACAACAGTACAGGGACAAGTTtactttttacacacacaaactggtGTTAGCACATGGCATGACCCTAGAATACCAAG AGACCTTAACAGTGTGAATTGTGATGAACTTGGACCTCTGCCGCCAGGCTGGGAAGTCAGAAGTACAGTGTCAGGAAGAATATATTTTGTAGATCATAATAACAGAACCACACAGTTCACGGACCCAAGACTACATCACATCATGAA TCACCAATGCCAACTAAAAGAACCCAACCAGCCTTTGCCAGTGCCGAATGAGGGGTCGTTAGAGGACAATGAGGAGTTGCCAGCCCAGAGATACGAGCGAGATTTGGTACAAAAGCTAAAGATACTTAGGCACGAACTTTCTCTCCAGCAACCTCAAGCTGGTCATTGCCGCATTGAAGTatcaagggaagaaatatttGAG GAATCATACCGCCAGATCATGAAGATGAGGCCAAAAGATTTGAAGAAGAGATTGATGGTCAAGTTTCGGGGAGAAGAAGGCTTGGATTATGGTGGAGTGGCAAG GGAGTGGTTATACCTATTGTGCCATGAAATGTTGAACCCTTATTATGGACTCTTCCAGTACTCTACAGATAACATTTACATGCTGCAGATAAATCCAGACTCCTCTATCAATCCT GATCATCTATCTTACTTCCACTTTGTTGGTCGGATAATGGGTCTGGCTGTGTTCCATGGGCACTACATCAACGGGGGCTTCACCGTTCCTTTCTACAAGCAGCTTCTGGGCAAACCCATCCAATTATCTGATCTGGAATCTGTTGACCCAGAGCTACACAAGAGTTTGGTTTGGATTTT AGAGAACGACATCACTCCAGTTTTGGACCATACTTTCTGTGTAGAGCACAATGCTTTTGGCAGGATTCTACAGCATGAGCTCAAACCAAATGGAAGGAACGTTTCAGTTACAGAAGAGAACAAGAAAGAATATGTCAG GTTGTATGTTAACTGGCGGTTCATGAGAGGAATTGAGGCCCAGTTCTTGGCTCTTCAGAAAGGTTTTAATGAACTTATTCCTCAACACCTACTGAAGCCTTTTGACCAAAAGGAGCTTGAG CTCATAATAGGTGGCCTGGATAAAATTGACTTGAATGACTGGAAGTCCAACACACGTCTAAAGCACTGCATGGCGGACAGCAATATTGTCAAGTGGTTCTGGCAAGCAGTGGAGGCCTTTGACGAAGAGAGGAGAGCAAGGCTGCTGCAATTTGTGACGGGCTCGACGCGGGTTCCACTTCAGGGCTTCAAGGCTTTGCAAG GTTCTACAGGCGCCGCAGGACCCAGGCTCTTCACTATCCATTTGATAGATGCAAACACAGACAACCTTCCAAAAGCTCATACTTG CTTTAACCGAATTGACATTCCGCCTTATGAGTCCTATGAGAAGCTTTATGAGAAGCTACTGACAGCTGTGGAAGAGACATGTGGGTTTGCAGTGGAGTGA